One bacterium genomic region harbors:
- a CDS encoding bifunctional folylpolyglutamate synthase/dihydrofolate synthase, translating into MKRSLLESVIENLYSFIDYEKLGGKNPYNTKEEDIERFRRLLCERGNRHKEYKTILVAGSKGKGSTAAMLESMLHIGGYKTGLYTSPHLVDIRERFRIDGRCVEDDVLARKIEDITRMVTEKTGKRGFRTVFEIMTASAFEIFADADVDYAIIEVGIGGRLDATNAIDPDVSIITTIGLDHTHILGDTVELIAGEKACIIRNGKPLIIGYQSQGAHEVILSKARDLGAEPIVDLNVSKPLDNISISRQGTVFNYRDSNCNLSLVELSLIGEHQAENAAIAIAASRLLELDESSIRAGLCCVNWPGRLQLVGTSPDIIVDGAHGPMAFKRLVEAIRQTWGCLPVWIFAANKDKDIAGMLDVVKSCKHNLILTTFDWPRAASPEELLAIAGEGFTTDDFKQALDKARELAGASGLIVIAGSLYLAGVALKENGSIPCELFTEYSTKIDIHAAS; encoded by the coding sequence AAGAGGAGGATATCGAGCGTTTTAGACGCCTTTTGTGCGAGAGGGGAAATAGACATAAGGAATACAAAACTATTCTTGTAGCGGGTTCTAAGGGCAAAGGCTCGACTGCGGCAATGCTAGAATCTATGCTTCATATTGGAGGATACAAAACAGGGCTTTATACATCGCCGCATTTAGTGGATATTCGCGAGCGTTTCAGGATAGACGGAAGATGCGTCGAGGATGATGTTCTTGCAAGAAAAATCGAAGATATAACTCGAATGGTCACGGAAAAAACTGGGAAAAGGGGTTTCCGAACAGTGTTCGAGATAATGACGGCATCAGCTTTCGAGATTTTTGCCGATGCCGATGTCGATTATGCAATTATCGAGGTGGGAATAGGCGGCCGGCTCGATGCCACAAACGCTATAGATCCGGACGTATCGATTATTACAACTATAGGTCTCGATCACACTCATATTCTTGGGGATACTGTCGAGTTGATTGCTGGCGAGAAGGCCTGTATTATCCGTAATGGTAAGCCGCTTATTATAGGCTATCAATCCCAGGGAGCACATGAAGTAATTTTAAGCAAGGCTCGCGATTTAGGTGCAGAACCCATTGTCGATTTGAATGTTTCAAAACCATTGGATAATATTTCAATATCAAGGCAAGGAACGGTTTTTAACTATCGGGATAGCAATTGTAATTTATCATTGGTGGAATTGTCGCTCATCGGAGAGCATCAGGCGGAGAATGCCGCGATAGCGATTGCTGCATCGAGACTCCTCGAACTCGATGAATCGAGTATAAGAGCAGGCCTTTGTTGTGTGAATTGGCCGGGAAGACTTCAACTGGTGGGCACTTCGCCGGATATAATTGTCGATGGTGCGCACGGCCCGATGGCATTTAAGCGGCTCGTGGAGGCTATTCGACAGACATGGGGATGTTTACCTGTATGGATTTTCGCCGCGAATAAGGATAAGGATATTGCAGGAATGTTGGATGTTGTCAAATCCTGTAAGCATAACCTCATACTCACTACCTTCGATTGGCCGCGCGCAGCCTCACCAGAGGAACTACTCGCAATCGCCGGCGAAGGTTTTACAACCGATGATTTTAAGCAAGCACTCGATAAGGCCCGTGAACTCGCGGGCGCTTCTGGGTTAATAGTGATTGCGGGAAGCCTATATCTTGCCGGAGTCGCACTTAAAGAAAACGGCAGCATTCCATGCGAGTTATTTACTGAGTATTCCACTAAGATAGACATACATGCCGCCAGTTAA
- a CDS encoding gamma-glutamyl-gamma-aminobutyrate hydrolase family protein — MNKRQPIIGITASWAPEKEGRPFFSDAAFDYLKCEYSEAIADAGAVPIIIPNLSPRNWDYLNTLIRNLDALFLSGGSDLAPDFFNQEKIQGAKCVIRRKRDEFEFELMRRWEMIRPQSPIMAICRGHQVLNAYYDGSLFQDFEACGIKTISQGHRTPEKKRTNHTIEVYPGTLLAEIIGAGIHEVNSSHHQGIDKLADGFIVSARADDGIIEAIEPRLRDRWLISVQWHPEAMGDVDSGRIFAAFVESCMT; from the coding sequence ATGAATAAACGACAACCGATAATCGGTATTACAGCTAGTTGGGCACCGGAAAAGGAGGGTAGGCCTTTTTTTTCAGACGCAGCTTTTGATTACTTAAAATGCGAGTATTCCGAGGCCATAGCCGACGCTGGCGCCGTGCCTATAATAATCCCAAATCTATCTCCGAGAAATTGGGATTATCTAAATACGCTTATTCGAAATCTGGACGCACTTTTTCTCTCCGGTGGAAGCGATCTTGCACCCGATTTTTTTAACCAAGAGAAAATTCAAGGGGCAAAATGCGTTATTCGCCGCAAGCGTGATGAGTTCGAATTCGAGTTAATGAGACGATGGGAAATGATTCGACCCCAAAGTCCGATCATGGCGATTTGCAGAGGACATCAGGTGCTTAATGCTTATTACGATGGTTCATTATTTCAAGATTTTGAAGCCTGCGGGATTAAGACTATCTCGCAAGGCCATAGGACACCTGAAAAAAAGCGCACAAATCATACTATCGAAGTCTATCCGGGGACACTTCTCGCAGAGATAATTGGAGCGGGAATTCATGAAGTAAATTCGAGTCACCACCAAGGGATAGATAAGCTTGCGGATGGATTTATTGTAAGTGCCCGCGCCGATGATGGCATTATCGAGGCTATTGAGCCTCGACTACGTGATCGGTGGTTGATTTCCGTTCAGTGGCACCCTGAAGCTATGGGCGATGTTGATAGTGGCAGAATTTTCGCTGCGTTTGTCGAATCTTGTATGACCTGA